The region CGCGGAGGCGATCCTCGACGAGGAGCCGGAGCCTCGACGGTCCCGGGCACGAGCCCGGGCGAACTGAGCCCTCCGGGGGCTGTCCGGCGGGGCTACCTGACCGTTCGTTCCTCGTCGTCGTCCACCAGTGGTGGTCTCTTCAGCGGGGTGCGGGAGAGGAACAGGCCGAACACCGGCGGCTGTGCCTGGAGCATCTCCAGACGGCCCCCGTCCGCCTCCGCGAGGTCGCGGGCGACCGCGAGGCCGATGCCCGTGGAGTTGCGCCCGCTGATCGTGCGCTCGAAGATGCGGGCGCCCAGGTCGGTGGGGACACCGGGGCCCTCGTCCGTGACCTCCACGACGGCCTGGTTGCCCGTGACACGGGTGCGCAGGGCGACCGTGCCACCCCCGTGCATGAGCGAGTTCTCGATGAGCGCGGCCAGTACCTGGGCGACCGCGCCCGGGGTGCCGACGGCCTGCAGATGCCGCTTGCCCGAGCTGACGATGGCGCGGCCCGCACTGCGGTAGGCCGGGCGCCACTCCTCCAGCTGCTGCTTGATGACCTCGTCGAGGTCGAAGGTGACGGCGGAGCCGGTACGGGGATCGCGGGCGTTGGTGAGCAGCCGCTCCACCACGTCCGTGAGGCGCTCGACCTGGGTCAGGGCGATCGTCGCCTCCTCCTTCACGTTGTCCAGGTCATCCGTGAGGGTGATTTCCTCCAGGCGCATGGAGAGGGCCGTCAGCGGCGTACGGAGCTGGTGGGAGGCGTCCGCGGCGAGGCGGCGCTCGGCGGTGAGCATCCGTGCGATCCGCTCCGCGCTGCCGTCCAGCACGTCGGCGACACGGTCCAGCTCCGGGACGCCGTAGCGCTTGTGGCGCGGGCGGGGGTCGCCGGAGCCGAGCCGCTCCGCGGTCTCCGCGAGGTCGGTGAGCGGGGAGGCGAGGCGGTTGGCCTGCCGTACGGCCAGCAGGACCGCGGCGACGATCGCGAGCAGCGCGACCGCCGCGATGATCAGGAGGGTGCGGCCGACCTCGCGCGTCACGGCCGAGCGGGGCTCCTGGACGGTGACCGTCTCGCCCTCCTCGCCCTTGGCCGTGGAGTGGATGACGTCACCGCTGGGCTGGAGGCCGAGCTCGAGGGGGGCCTGGCCGGGGATGCGGATCACGGCGTACCGGTCCTCCGCGACCTGGTTCTTGAGGATCTCCGCGTTGATGTGCTCGTCGCCGAGGATGCGGCTGTCGACGATGCTGGCCAGGCGCAGGGCCTCGGAGTCCACGCGTTCCTGGGCGCTGTTGCTGATCGTGCGGGTCTCGACGATCACGAGGGACACGCCGAAGACGGCGATCACGACGAGCACGACGGCGAGCGTGGACTGGATGAGACGGCGACGCACGGGGTCCTCCGGGCGGGTGGCTGTACGTGGACCAGTGTGCCTTGACGCTGCGCTCGGCTGGGGCAGGGGAGGCGCTCGGGTATCGCCGGAGTTCTTCGGGCGCGGGTGGGTGAGGTGCGGTGGGGTCGTTGCCTGTATGCGGGCCGGTGGGGGCTGGGCGGGCACTTCCCCGCGCCCCTGGGGCCCCGCATCCCCGGCCCGCCCGGAGCCGCCCCCTGTCCCCCCGCCACCCGCTCCCGCGGGCCTCAGCTCTTTTCGAAGCGGAAGCCGACTCCTCGTACCGTCGCGATGTAGCGGGGGTTCGCCGCGTCGTCGCCGAGCTTCTTGCGGAGCCAGGAGATGTGCATGTCGAGGGTCTTGGTGGACGACCACCACGTGGTGTCCCAGACCTCGCGCATCAGCTGGTCACGCGTGACGACCCGGCCGGCATCGCGGACGAGGACCCGCAGCAGGTCGAACTCCTTCGCCGTGAGCTGGAGTTCCTCGTCGCCCATCCAGGCCCGGTGCGACTCGACGTCGATGCGCACCCCGTGCGTGGCGGGCGGCTGCTGCGGCTCCGCGGCGCCGCGCCGCAGGAGGGCCCGGACACGGGCGAGCAGTTCGGCAAGGCGGAAGGGCTTGGTGACGTAGTCGTCGGCGCCCGCGTCGAGACCGACGACGGTGTCCACCTCGTCGGCGCGCGCGGTCAGGATGAGGATGGGGACGGTGTGGCCTTCGGCGCGGAGGCGGCGGGCCACTTCGAGGCCGTCCATACCGGGCAGGCCCAGGTCCAGGACGACCAGGTCGACGCCGCCCTGCATTCCGGCGTCGAGCGCGGTGGGTCCGTCCTCGCGCACTTCGACCTCGTAACCCTCCCGGCGCAGGGCACGGGCCAATGGCTCCGAGATGGACGCGTCGTCCTCGGCGAGCAGTACACGGGTCATGGGGTGATGGTAGTCCGCCGCGGACAGCGCCTGTGGTGTGATCGCCAACCGTAATTCTTACCTGGGGCTGTACGGTTTCTTGCCTGCGGCTGTGGGAAGCGATCTTGCCTGACACCTTCGAATAGGTGTCCGTGGTTCCATTATTACCTGTGATCCATGTCTCAAGTCCTTCCATATGCCACATTGACATGTCGTATGGTGACCAGACGCCTGTAGCACCAGTAGGGGACCTTTGGCGCGTACTTGACGCTGAAGGTCTCTTTCATGTGCGGGCTGGTGTTCGCCAGCCTCGAAAGGAATGACCTGTGGCCGGGCCCGAGCGCATCACATGCGTGACGGGCGTGGATCCCGGTGGTCGCCGTCCACCGCTTCGCAATCCGGAGCGGACTCCCCGTGGGCGTGGGGAAGGACGGTCGAGCCCCGCCGGTGCCGGCCGCCCCCCACCGGGCGCGTAACGCTCAAGCAGCGCGTCCCGACCAGCAAGGAACGACCATGGCGTCCAGCCTGACGAAGGACTCGGCGACTCCGGGCACCCCCGGTTCCGAGAGGACCTTCTTCGGCCACCCCCGCGGACTGGCCACTCTCTTCATGACCGAGATGTGGGAGCGATTCTCCTACTACGGCATGAAGGCTCTGCTCCCGCTGTACCTGGTGGCACCGGGCGGCCTGCACCTGAGCGCGGCCACCGCGACCGCGATCTACTCGGTGTACCTGTCGCTGGTGTACCTGCTCGCCCTGCCGGGTGGCTGGTTCGCCGACCGTGTCCTCGGCCCCCGCAAGACGGTCGCCGTCGCGGGCGTCATCATCATGCTGGGCCACCTCACGCTGGCCCTGCCGTCGTCCGGCACGTTCTACGGCGGCCTCGGGCTCGTCGCGATCGGTTCCGGTCTGCTGAAGGCCAACATCTCCACGATGGTCGGTCACCTCTACGACGGTCCGGACGACCCGCGCCGTGACGGTGGCTTCACGCTCTTCTACATCGGCATCAACGTCGGCGCCTTCGCCGCTCCGCTGGTCATCGGCACCGTCGGCGAGAACGTCAACTGGCACCTGGGCTTCGCGCTCGCCGCGCTCGGCATGGCGCTGGGTCTGGCCCAGTACCTGCTCGGCGGCCGTCACCTGAACCCGCGCTCGCACGAGGTCCCCACGCCGCTGTCGGCCGAGGAGAAGGCCGCGACGCTGCGCAAGTCCGCGCTGTGGGCGGCCGTCGCGGTGGTCTTCTACTGCATCGTCGGCTTCTCGGGCCACTACACCCTGAACTGGCTGCTGGTCCCGATCACCATCGCCGGTCTGATCATCCCGGTCCTGGTCATCGCCCGGATCAAGCGGGACAAGGACCTCGACCGCGCCGAGCAGTCGAAGATGTCTGCGTACATCTGGTTCTTCGTCGCCGCGGCCGTCTTCTGGATGATCTACGACCAGGGCGGCTCGACCATGTCGATCTTCGCCGACTCCTCCGCCGAGAACACGATCTTCGGCTGGGAGTTCCCGGTCTCCTGGTACCAGTCCGTCAACCCGGTCATGATCATGGCGCTCGCGCCGGTGTTCGCCTGGGCGTGGCTGGCGCTGAACAAGCGCGGCAAGGAGCCGAGCACGGCCACCAAGTTCGCGTCGGGTCTGATCCTGATCGGTGCCTCGTTCTTCCTGTTCCTGGCTCCGCTGACGATCGCCGAGGGCGGTCACAAGGCGGCCGCGATGTGGCTGGTCGCGATCTACTTCGTGCAGACCGTCGGTGAGCTGACGCTCTCGCCGGTCGGCCTCTCCGTCACCACGAAGATGGCTCCCGCGAAGTACGCCTCCCAGATGATGGGTGTCTGGTTCCTGGCCGTCACCGCCGGTGACGCCACGACGGGTCTGCTGTCCATCGCCAACGTCGACCTCAACAAGACGGGCATCGTCGCCCTGGAGGCCACGCTCGCCGTGGTCGCCGGTGTCGCGGTGTGGATGTACCGCAAGAAGGTCAAGGTCCTGATGGGCGACGTCCACTGACGCACGTCCAGGGCTTACTGGAGGGCCGCCGCATCCTTTGGGGTGCGGCGGCCCTTCGGCGTTGGCGGGTGCGGACGGAGGGCCCGTCGCCGCCCGGCTCAGCGTGTGCGGTGGTGCGGCATGAACGTGAAGATCGCTCCGCCCAGCAGGATCACCGTCCCCGCGACCAGGCCGAGTGCCCTGAGGGTGCCGTGGTCGTCGGCGCCCGTCTGCGCGAGGCCGCCGCTGGAGGACGTGCCGCCCGAAGAGCTGCCCGAGGAGCCCGAGGAGTCGCCGCCCGACGCGCCGCCCGCCTGTTGTGTGGTGTCCAGGGTCAGGGAGACCTCCGACTTGGTCGGGGTGCAGGTCGTCGTCGTACCGAGGGCCTTGATCGTCAGCACGCCCGGGGACAGCGTCGACTGCCCGCTCGCGCCCGGCTTGTACGTGCCCGTGAGGTCGGGGATCTCGATCGGGTCGCCCGACTTGATCGCCTGGGAGTTGGTCGGCCCCTCGACATGGACCGTGCCCTTGTCCGAGCCGCCCAGGGCCACCTCCATCGACGGCTTGACCGAGTCCGCCGGGATGTCGGCCGGGCTGTCCATCACGGACTTCTTGAACTGGACGGTGAGGTCGAAACTCCCGCCGTTCTTCTTGGCGTCGATCTGCACGGGAGAGGTGGCGTTCTTGTCCCCGATGGGCGTCTTGCACGCGTAGGGGACGGAGACTTCCTTGCCGGTGAAGTCGGTCTGGCCACTGTCACTGGGACTCGCCGACGACGATCCGGTGGGCTGCGTCGACGGCGTGGTGGAGGGAGTGGTCGTAGGAGTCGTCGAGGGCGTGGTGGAAGGTGTCGTCGTCGGTGTGGACGAAGGTGTCGTCGACGACCCCGTGACCTCGATGGTCGCCGCGGGCCCCACCGTCTGGGTCGGTGCGCACTTCGTGTCCGTCGAGAAGGCGTTGATGCTGTACGCATCCGGTGTCAGCGTCACCTCGCCCGGCGTCGTCAGCTTCAGCGTGCCCTTCATGTCGGAGAGCACCATCGCCCCGCCCTTGGGGATGGCCGGGTTCTCCCGAGGTCCCTGCATCGCCAGGTCGGCGGTCTGCGCACCGGCCGCCTTGAGGGTGCCGCTCGGCTGGACCGAGTTGGCCGGGAGGTCGATGAGGTCGGGGTTCTTGGAGGCGGCCTGGGTGAACTTCCAGACCACCGTGACCTCGTCGCCCACACGCGCCGTCGCGGGCGCGGTGATCTCCACCTTGGTGGTGCCCTCGACGGGATCAAGACCCGAGGCCGCAGGCGGAACGCATCTGGTCGCGTAGGACACCTCGGCGGCCTGGGCGGGGCCCGCGGCCACGCCCACCAGGATGCCCGCGCCGCCGAGCATCAGCGCGACCCCGGCCGCGCTCGTTCTGCGGCCTCCGGGCACAACTCTCCGTCGCCTGTTCACGTGTTCCCCTTCGTCGTCGGACCGGTGTCGTGCGGTGCGGAGAGCTGACCGTTCGCCGCGGTCCCCGGAACGTTGTCCGGCGTGAACCACGGCAGGGTCGGGTTGGTAGTAGTGCCGGGCGGCACGGATGTGGCCGCGGACGCGCTCGCTCCGGGCACACGGGACGGGCTCGCCTCGGCCATGCGGAACGGGGCCGGCCTCGGCACACGGGAGGCGAGTTCGGGCAGGCGCAGGCTCCGATGGCGCCCCGCCCGCCCCGCCGACCTGTGCGGGCGCACCCGGTCCACCACGGCCATCCCGACCCGGAAGACCGCGGCCGGCACCACCACGGCGAGCAGGATCCAGAAGAGGGTCACCCCCCAGGGACGGCCCACCCCCCAGGGCTGCTCGGCGAGGACCTTGCCGCCGTACCGCAGCGAGACCGTGTAGTCGCCGTGCGCCCCGGCCGCGAGCTCGACCGGCAGCTTGATCTGCGCCTTCTTGCCGGGTGCGATCGTGCCGCGCCAGTCCTGTTCCTCCCACTGCGGCGCGAACACGCCGTGGGAGGTGCCGATCTGGAACACGGGGTCCTTGACGGCGGCGGTGCCGATGTTGCCGACGGTGAAGACGAGCCCGCGAGAGGGCGGCGCGCCGAACCA is a window of Streptomyces sp. NBC_00271 DNA encoding:
- a CDS encoding response regulator transcription factor — translated: MTRVLLAEDDASISEPLARALRREGYEVEVREDGPTALDAGMQGGVDLVVLDLGLPGMDGLEVARRLRAEGHTVPILILTARADEVDTVVGLDAGADDYVTKPFRLAELLARVRALLRRGAAEPQQPPATHGVRIDVESHRAWMGDEELQLTAKEFDLLRVLVRDAGRVVTRDQLMREVWDTTWWSSTKTLDMHISWLRKKLGDDAANPRYIATVRGVGFRFEKS
- a CDS encoding ATP-binding protein, whose translation is MRRRLIQSTLAVVLVVIAVFGVSLVIVETRTISNSAQERVDSEALRLASIVDSRILGDEHINAEILKNQVAEDRYAVIRIPGQAPLELGLQPSGDVIHSTAKGEEGETVTVQEPRSAVTREVGRTLLIIAAVALLAIVAAVLLAVRQANRLASPLTDLAETAERLGSGDPRPRHKRYGVPELDRVADVLDGSAERIARMLTAERRLAADASHQLRTPLTALSMRLEEITLTDDLDNVKEEATIALTQVERLTDVVERLLTNARDPRTGSAVTFDLDEVIKQQLEEWRPAYRSAGRAIVSSGKRHLQAVGTPGAVAQVLAALIENSLMHGGGTVALRTRVTGNQAVVEVTDEGPGVPTDLGARIFERTISGRNSTGIGLAVARDLAEADGGRLEMLQAQPPVFGLFLSRTPLKRPPLVDDDEERTVR
- a CDS encoding oligopeptide:H+ symporter — protein: MASSLTKDSATPGTPGSERTFFGHPRGLATLFMTEMWERFSYYGMKALLPLYLVAPGGLHLSAATATAIYSVYLSLVYLLALPGGWFADRVLGPRKTVAVAGVIIMLGHLTLALPSSGTFYGGLGLVAIGSGLLKANISTMVGHLYDGPDDPRRDGGFTLFYIGINVGAFAAPLVIGTVGENVNWHLGFALAALGMALGLAQYLLGGRHLNPRSHEVPTPLSAEEKAATLRKSALWAAVAVVFYCIVGFSGHYTLNWLLVPITIAGLIIPVLVIARIKRDKDLDRAEQSKMSAYIWFFVAAAVFWMIYDQGGSTMSIFADSSAENTIFGWEFPVSWYQSVNPVMIMALAPVFAWAWLALNKRGKEPSTATKFASGLILIGASFFLFLAPLTIAEGGHKAAAMWLVAIYFVQTVGELTLSPVGLSVTTKMAPAKYASQMMGVWFLAVTAGDATTGLLSIANVDLNKTGIVALEATLAVVAGVAVWMYRKKVKVLMGDVH